CATAGACGACGCCCTGCCCCATATACGAGAGGAGCTCCTGTCAGGGAAAGACGTGATGGTCGTCGTCGGGGCGGAGAAGGTTCCGAGGGAAGTCTACGAGATGGCTGACTACAACGTCGCCGTTGGCAATCAGCCCCACAGTGAGGTCGCCGCGTTGGCGGTCTTCCTCGACAGGCTGCTTGACGGGGAGGGCCTCAGAAAAGAATTCCAGAACGCAAAGCTCAAAATAATCCCGCAGGAGAGGGGGAAGAGGGTAATCGAGCTATAGCCGGTGGTCGGGATGGTGCTCAACAGATACCGCGAGAACGTTAAGGGCTACCTTGAGGCCATAGTGAGGCCGCTGGCGAGGGCGGGCGTTACTCCGAACACGATAACTATCATAGGCCTGATCATAAGCCTCGCCGGGGCTTACCTGTTTTACCTCGGCGAGCAGTTCTGGGCGGCCCTGGTTCTCCTCATCGGCTCGCTGATAGATGCCCTCGACGGGACGCTCGCCAGAATGACGGGGAAGGTCAGCCGCTTCGGAGCCTTCCTCGATTCCACCTTCGACAGGATAAGCGACGGTGCCGTGCTCTTCGGCATAGCCGCGGGCGGTTTGGTGGACTGGAGGGTTGCTTTCGTCACGTTCATGGGTGCCTATCTCGTCAGCTACGAGCGCTGCCGGGCGGAGCTAGCAGGCTCCGGAAAGCTCGCCGTTGGAATAGCCGAGAGGGCCGAGAGGCTGCTCATCCTCATAGCCTTCGCCCTGTTCGGATACGTGGAGTACGGCGTCTACCTCGTTGGAGTCCTCGCGTGGATAACCGTGCTCCAGCGCATGTGGGCCGCCCACCAGAGGCTCAAATGAAGAAAAGGGGAATGACGAGAATTTCGCTAGGCGAGCCGTTACTCGGCGATGAAGAACCCTGCCGTTGCCGACCCCTCATTCCTCCATCAGTCCCTTCGCTATCTCCACGACATCGGAGAGCCTCGATACAACGAAGTCGCAGTTGCCCCAAAGCTCGCGCTTTTTGCCTTCTGGATCGAGGAGGACGCTCGCCATTCCAACGTTTTTGGCCCCAACGCAGTCCTTTGAAGGATTGTCGCCGACGTAGATGGCCTCCTCCGGTTTAAGGCCGGCTCTCTCAAGGGCCATGAGGAAAGGCCTCTCGTGGGGCTTGTAATAGCCGGCGTCCTCGCTGGTCGTTACGCTGTCAAAGAGGTCGTATATCCCCAGCGCCTTCAGGTGTGCCTCTATGTAGTCGTTGTCCGAGTCGGTGATGATTCCAACGTGTAGGCCGAGGTCCTTGAGGGTTCTTATCGTCTCGAGGGCATCGGGAAAGAGCCTCCCATACCTCTCGTGCATCGCTACGCTTATTTCCCAGAAGTCATCGGGGACTTCAAAGTTGTACCTCTCAGCGACCCTCCTCATGGCCTCGGTGTCAACGTCCCTGATTCTGACGTAGGGCTTCCCGGCAAGCTCCTTGAAGAGCGCCGAACTTTCGGCCTCGTACTCCTCCCAGAGCTTTATGTGATCCAGATCCTCCCTTCCGGCCCTTTTGAGAACCTCCTTCACGATGTTCTGGTGCGTGACGTTCTCGCCGGCCTTGGTTATCAGCGTGCCGACGAAGTCGAAGAATACAGCCTTCAGCATCTCCACCACCGGAACTGGTTGGGGGAAGCGATTAAAACACTTCTCCAGCACAATGACAACACTGGGTCAAAACTTCTTCGGAAATTCGCCAGTTTGATAGAAAAAGTTTGGAAAAGCTTTTATCCTTCCGCGAAGCCTCAGAAGCGAAGGGAAGGGGGTGAGGAAAATCGAGGCAATACTCCTCGTCTGGGGTGTAAGGGACGAGGTTCTGGAGAAGCTCCCCGTTGAAGGATACTGGCTCTACGGGGAGTACGACTTCATAGCGAAGGTGGACTTCCGCGACGAGTTCGAGATGGAGGAGTTCTCAAAGCTCCTGAGAAAGGTGATAAACGGCGGAACTTTCAAGCTCATGCCCGTTACCCTCTCCGCGGTTAAGGAAGGGGAAGGGGCAGAATCGGCGGCAGTGCTTGAGCATATCAAAGTTTCGGCCCCATGAGGCCCCTCCTTTTGAGTTCTTCGTAGGCCCTTCTCAATGCATCGCGTATGAGGTAGCGCTTGTTCATACCGCCGAGCCTGCGGGCGGCCTTCCTTAGGCTCCCGGATTTGAGGAACAGTTCTATAAGCTTTCTGTCCTCCTCGGAAAGGTCGAGGTGCTTGAGGGCCATCTCGGCTATTTCGATTGGGTTGTTGCCCTCGTATGCGTAGTCGGAACTCATGACGGGCCTATCAAAGCGCTCAACCAGGCGGAAGACTATCACATGGGCGGGGGAATCGTCGTTCACGTACTTGTAGTGGGTCTTGAGGGCGTTTATCAACTCCTCCCTGCTTGAAAAACCGTCCAGTACGGCATCCTCGTCGGTCAGCTCTCCCACGGTTTTGCTCTCAACCCTCTCGATAACAGCCCTTCCGAGGGCGTAGCCGCCGGAGTGTATCAGAACCTCGTCGCCCTCTTCTAGGTTGGGCCTCCTGCCGAGCCTCACCGTTGCCCGCTTCCTTCCGCTCAGTATCGGCTCCGCGTATCTTCCATCGAACTCCAGGTGGCGCATGGCCATCACCTTTTATCCTCGCCCACGAGCTTGAACCTTATCGCTATGACGCCGTAGCGGTTTTCCTTCCATTTAGGATAGAGGTTGTGGAACCTCTTTACGGCCCTCTCAAAGCTCGGCTCATCGGGGAAGATTTTCTTTATCGGCTCCTCGCGGAGGACCTGACGGAAGGTCTCGTACCTCTTAACTCCGGTCACAACGGCGGGGACCTCATCGTTGAAGAGTATCTTATCGCCGGGCTTTATGTTCTTGAGCTGGGGATAGGCAACGCGGACCTCTATCCTCTTCTCTCCCGACTTTATGTGGTCGAGGTACTCCTCACGAACCCTGAGTCTGTAAACTTTCATGGCCATCACGTCCCATTTCTCGCTCCGCTTAAAAGACTGATGGAAACTTTTAAATCCTTTAGCGCCGAAGTAAGTTCAGGTGTGAGAGATGAGGAGAAATGCGCAGGGAGCGCTCGAGTACCTTTTCATGCTCGCGGCGGTGCTCGTGCTCGTACTCATGGCCGCCAGGGTGGTACTCAACGGTGTCAGGAACATGAACGAGGCAATAAATAACTACGTCGAACAGGTGAGGCAGGAGATACTTGAAGACCTCTGAGGTGGAATCATGGAGTATTTCTCCCTGCTTCTGGGGCTGGTTATGGGAGTCGTTACTTCGTACACCGACCTTAAAACCGGGTTTATAGACGACATAAACGTTTTTCCAACGCTGGCCCTCATCGGAAAGCTACGCGGCTGGGAGGAGGAAAGCGAGGGGATCCTCGACAAAATCCCGATCCCTGCGGTCGAGGCCGGCATACTATACTACCTCTACCTTGGAGTTACCCAACACAACGCCATCCTGGCCGTTTCAGGTGTTGTCGGCTTCCTGCTGGGCCTCCTCCTGGGGCTGCTGCTCTACTACATAGGTGCCTGGGCAAGCGGGGACGCGCTCATCCTGGCGGCTTTCTCCGCCCTGCTGCCCTATCCGCCAGAAAGGGCAGTTCTCATCCCACCGTACGCGGCTGGGTATCCCCTCTACCCCCTGACGATACTCCTGAACAGCCTCATAGCGATATTCCCGTTCATATTCCTCTACGCCTTCGGGGTGATACTCCTCCGGAGGCAGTTCGGGGAGCTAAGGCAGATATTCACCGATGGAGCCAGGCTCACCGCCGAGGTGGCGCTGTGGATAATGGCCGCCCTCGGCTTCAGGCTGGTGATATACGACCTGACGGGGATAGCGATAGTGGGAATATGGTCGTGGCTCTTCACCATCGTCGTACTGTACATCCTCGGGAAGTTCAGGAAAGCCGGCGACGCCATAGGGCTGGTAGTGGTGGCGTACCTCCTCCACATGGACCCGGTTCCGATGGCGAGGGCGTTCCTGAAGCTTCTAGCTACGCTGTACCTCTTCAAGGTGTTCTTTTCCCTCGTGAAGTTCATGAGGACGGGTGTCCTGATGGAGGAAGTTCCAGTCGAGGAGCTGCGCGAGTGGGACATACTCGGAGAGACGGTTTTTGAAAAGGAAGGTAAGGTGTTGAGGGACAGGAGCGACCTCTTCACGAGGATAAAGAACGCCGTGGCATCGGCAGACCCCTCACTCATCAGACCCGACTACGGGCGGGTTATAGCCTCACCCACCGCGGAGGGCCTGAAGAAGGAGCAGATAGAGGAACTCAAGCGCCTTGTTGAGGAAGGGAAACTCGAAAACAGCTTCCTGAGGAAGAAGTCGATGCCCTTCGCCCCGGCCCTCTTCCTCGGCTTCCTCATAAGCTACTTCTGGGGCGACATCTTCTGGTGGATTCAGCTCAAGATAGCGGGAACCTGAGGTTAGGTTTTTAATCTCTCAAGGGGAGAATCCACCGTTGGCCCGGCGTCCGCCCACCCCGCGGAGGAGTGAGGCGGGGATTCCGGCCGGGCCGACAGGGGGATGAGGAGCTTTTGCTTTGCTGACGCGTGATGAGCACGCCCTTCCCTGACCCCGCCATTGGAATCATTCAATGAGGCCCTTGATAATCTCCCTCACTTCCCAGAGGCTGTCGACGTTGTGGTCGCCCTCGACGCCCTCATGCGGGTTTATCGCTATACTCACGTCGGCCTCCCTGAACATGCTGAGGTCGTTGTAGCCGTCGCCGACAGCTACCGTAAGCTCTGGCTTCAGCTCCTCCTTGAGTTCCCTCAGTATAACCCCTTTGCTCTTGAAGTCGACCAGGGGGTTTACCTTTCCGGTGACAACCCCGTTCTCGTCGAAGATAAGCTCGTTCGCAAAAACGTAATCGACGCCCAGTTCTCTCGCTATTCTTCCTGCCAGACACATTAGACCGCTTGAGAGAATAGCTATCCTGAAGTCGTTCTGCTTTAGAAACTCTATCAGCTCTTTAGCTCCTTCC
This window of the Thermococcus siculi genome carries:
- a CDS encoding tRNA (cytidine(56)-2'-O)-methyltransferase, translated to MITILRLGHRPERDKRITTHVALTARAFGADKIIIAAEEDEHVKESVEDVVRRWGGPFEITFDPSWKRLMREWKASGGVIAHLTMYGIHIDDALPHIREELLSGKDVMVVVGAEKVPREVYEMADYNVAVGNQPHSEVAALAVFLDRLLDGEGLRKEFQNAKLKIIPQERGKRVIEL
- the pgsA gene encoding archaetidylinositol phosphate synthase encodes the protein MVLNRYRENVKGYLEAIVRPLARAGVTPNTITIIGLIISLAGAYLFYLGEQFWAALVLLIGSLIDALDGTLARMTGKVSRFGAFLDSTFDRISDGAVLFGIAAGGLVDWRVAFVTFMGAYLVSYERCRAELAGSGKLAVGIAERAERLLILIAFALFGYVEYGVYLVGVLAWITVLQRMWAAHQRLK
- a CDS encoding TIGR02253 family HAD-type hydrolase encodes the protein MLKAVFFDFVGTLITKAGENVTHQNIVKEVLKRAGREDLDHIKLWEEYEAESSALFKELAGKPYVRIRDVDTEAMRRVAERYNFEVPDDFWEISVAMHERYGRLFPDALETIRTLKDLGLHVGIITDSDNDYIEAHLKALGIYDLFDSVTTSEDAGYYKPHERPFLMALERAGLKPEEAIYVGDNPSKDCVGAKNVGMASVLLDPEGKKRELWGNCDFVVSRLSDVVEIAKGLMEE
- a CDS encoding ASCH domain-containing protein — encoded protein: MRHLEFDGRYAEPILSGRKRATVRLGRRPNLEEGDEVLIHSGGYALGRAVIERVESKTVGELTDEDAVLDGFSSREELINALKTHYKYVNDDSPAHVIVFRLVERFDRPVMSSDYAYEGNNPIEIAEMALKHLDLSEEDRKLIELFLKSGSLRKAARRLGGMNKRYLIRDALRRAYEELKRRGLMGPKL
- a CDS encoding ASCH domain-containing protein, yielding MKVYRLRVREEYLDHIKSGEKRIEVRVAYPQLKNIKPGDKILFNDEVPAVVTGVKRYETFRQVLREEPIKKIFPDEPSFERAVKRFHNLYPKWKENRYGVIAIRFKLVGEDKR
- a CDS encoding class III signal peptide-containing protein — its product is MRRNAQGALEYLFMLAAVLVLVLMAARVVLNGVRNMNEAINNYVEQVRQEILEDL
- a CDS encoding A24 family peptidase C-terminal domain-containing protein, which gives rise to MEYFSLLLGLVMGVVTSYTDLKTGFIDDINVFPTLALIGKLRGWEEESEGILDKIPIPAVEAGILYYLYLGVTQHNAILAVSGVVGFLLGLLLGLLLYYIGAWASGDALILAAFSALLPYPPERAVLIPPYAAGYPLYPLTILLNSLIAIFPFIFLYAFGVILLRRQFGELRQIFTDGARLTAEVALWIMAALGFRLVIYDLTGIAIVGIWSWLFTIVVLYILGKFRKAGDAIGLVVVAYLLHMDPVPMARAFLKLLATLYLFKVFFSLVKFMRTGVLMEEVPVEELREWDILGETVFEKEGKVLRDRSDLFTRIKNAVASADPSLIRPDYGRVIASPTAEGLKKEQIEELKRLVEEGKLENSFLRKKSMPFAPALFLGFLISYFWGDIFWWIQLKIAGT
- a CDS encoding HAD-IB family phosphatase, which gives rise to MVRLIAFDLEGTLVKSISSWVELHKKFGTWEKGKEYAELFFAGEIDYVKWAELDASLWKGHTREEIMEWANSVEYMEGAKELIEFLKQNDFRIAILSSGLMCLAGRIARELGVDYVFANELIFDENGVVTGKVNPLVDFKSKGVILRELKEELKPELTVAVGDGYNDLSMFREADVSIAINPHEGVEGDHNVDSLWEVREIIKGLIE